The Aureispira anguillae genome contains a region encoding:
- the thrC gene encoding threonine synthase, producing MNYISTKDKNELVSFEEAVVKGLALNKALFMPERIPVLPRHFWEEIARYTDHEIAFEALFPFVKDSIDEPSLKKIIAETISFPTPTVFVEENIYSLELFHGPTKAFKDVGARFMSRCLAHFVGKSDKKVTILVATSGDTGSAVANGFYNVTGVDVVILFPKGKVSPYQEFQMTSLGGNIRAVEVDGVFDDCQALVKEAFSDIELNQRLNLSSANSINIARLLPQMLYYFFAYKELKKKDKKIVFSVPSGNFGNLTAGIIAKKMGLPVQFIAATNSNDTFRHYMETGEYLPKASVSTYSNAMDVGAPSNFERLMHLYDSDLKQIRRDIQAESIDDAATLKEIEEVYKKSAYLLDPHGAVGIKSLRHRLKEGQIGVFLETAHPKKFEEVVQKAIPNYPKNEVDLGACKKECIGKEYIAFKTLLQERNNK from the coding sequence ATGAATTATATTAGCACAAAAGACAAAAATGAACTCGTTTCTTTTGAAGAAGCGGTCGTTAAAGGTCTGGCTCTGAACAAAGCCTTATTCATGCCTGAGCGCATTCCAGTATTGCCTAGACATTTTTGGGAAGAAATAGCAAGGTATACAGATCATGAGATCGCTTTCGAAGCACTTTTTCCCTTTGTTAAAGACTCGATTGATGAACCTTCTTTAAAGAAAATAATTGCAGAAACCATATCCTTTCCAACACCTACTGTTTTCGTAGAAGAGAATATTTATTCTTTAGAGTTATTCCATGGACCAACAAAAGCATTCAAGGATGTTGGTGCCCGTTTTATGTCGAGGTGCCTAGCTCATTTTGTGGGCAAGAGTGATAAAAAAGTAACCATTTTGGTCGCAACCTCAGGGGATACGGGAAGTGCTGTTGCAAATGGATTTTATAATGTTACTGGGGTTGATGTTGTTATCTTGTTTCCCAAAGGCAAAGTTAGCCCATATCAGGAATTTCAAATGACCTCTTTAGGGGGAAATATTAGGGCGGTTGAGGTTGACGGTGTTTTTGATGATTGCCAAGCTCTAGTCAAGGAAGCTTTTAGCGACATTGAATTAAACCAGCGATTGAATCTGAGTTCGGCAAATTCTATTAATATTGCTCGGTTATTGCCCCAAATGCTGTATTATTTCTTCGCTTATAAAGAACTGAAAAAAAAGGATAAGAAAATTGTTTTTTCCGTTCCGAGTGGAAACTTTGGGAACTTAACGGCAGGGATTATTGCTAAAAAAATGGGTTTGCCTGTGCAGTTTATCGCTGCAACCAATTCTAACGACACGTTTAGGCATTATATGGAAACGGGGGAGTACCTCCCTAAGGCATCTGTAAGCACCTATTCTAATGCAATGGACGTGGGAGCACCAAGTAATTTTGAGCGATTGATGCATCTCTACGACTCTGATTTAAAGCAAATTCGTAGAGATATACAAGCCGAATCTATTGATGATGCAGCTACCCTAAAAGAAATTGAAGAGGTCTATAAAAAGTCTGCTTATTTGCTAGATCCCCATGGCGCAGTGGGGATAAAATCTCTTCGTCATAGATTAAAAGAAGGACAGATTGGAGTGTTTTTAGAAACGGCACATCCTAAGAAATTTGAAGAGGTGGTTCAAAAGGCAATTCCTAATTACCCTAAAAATGAAGTGGATCTAGGCGCTTGTAAAAAAGAGTGTATTGGGAAGGAGTATATAGCGTTTAAAACGCTGTTACAGGAGCGAAATAACAAATAA
- a CDS encoding tetratricopeptide repeat protein encodes MKSLKLFLLITFLSFISCSGDEEMTKRNSENVKATEISPDDNEAYYKRGYKKDDLGDYEGAIKDYTKAIEINPDDSRVGDIYHNRGLTKRKLGDYEGAIEDYTKAIEFNPNFNASYSYNNRGSIKDGLEDYEGAIEDYTKAIEINPNFSQAYDNRANAKSELGNYEEAIKDYAKAIEINPNFSEAYYNRGVTKRKLGGDKEIIKGAIEDYTKAIEINPNYIEAYYNRGNLKKDFGDYKGAIEDYTRAIEINPNFIEAYYSRGDSRGNLGDLEGVVEDHTKAIEIEKKGGNRIFNIGN; translated from the coding sequence ATGAAGAGTTTAAAATTATTTCTGCTCATTACTTTTTTATCATTTATCTCTTGCTCAGGAGATGAAGAAATGACAAAGCGTAATTCAGAGAATGTTAAAGCAACTGAAATTAGCCCAGATGACAATGAAGCTTACTACAAAAGAGGCTATAAAAAAGACGACTTAGGAGATTATGAAGGAGCAATAAAGGACTACACCAAAGCCATTGAAATTAATCCCGATGATAGCAGAGTTGGTGATATTTATCATAATAGAGGACTCACTAAGAGAAAATTGGGGGATTATGAAGGAGCAATAGAAGATTACACTAAAGCGATTGAATTTAATCCTAACTTTAACGCAAGTTATAGTTATAATAATAGAGGTTCTATAAAGGATGGCTTAGAAGATTATGAAGGAGCAATAGAAGATTATACTAAAGCGATTGAAATTAATCCCAACTTTAGCCAGGCTTATGATAATAGAGCTAACGCAAAAAGCGAGTTAGGAAATTATGAAGAAGCAATAAAAGATTACGCTAAAGCAATTGAAATTAATCCTAACTTTAGCGAGGCTTATTACAATAGAGGGGTTACCAAGAGAAAGTTGGGAGGCGATAAAGAGATTATTAAAGGGGCAATAGAAGATTATACCAAAGCGATCGAAATTAATCCCAACTATATTGAAGCTTACTACAATAGGGGGAATCTCAAAAAGGATTTTGGAGATTACAAAGGAGCAATTGAAGACTACACCAGAGCAATTGAAATTAACCCTAATTTTATTGAAGCATACTACAGTCGAGGGGATTCCAGAGGAAATTTAGGAGATCTTGAAGGAGTGGTAGAAGATCATACCAAAGCGATCGAAATAGAAAAAAAGGGAGGGAACAGAATCTTTAATATTGGGAATTAA
- a CDS encoding tetratricopeptide repeat protein, translating to MKKFLLGFLAVASVATTNAQNPKTSMTNAAMSLEMYDTDPSKIEELEKAKNDIDYAAGHEKTASDPKVWRYRGKIYNRIAFNAKLKAEHKNAGVMALESFSKSWDLEAAKLEEKGKDIAKIPAKSEFKSGFEGACRALYNGGADAYNAQDYDLAYQCFTGILTIKPKTSSGLAKKPISLITSSKIDMEQEAARLGGMSAIQLGKPKEAETLLLPLLDGKKISEKLIPTTYSMLAGAWQKEGNLKKAKETLGKARKLYPTNQSLLIAEINIALSEGKLQELEGKLKQAVEGDKENVELHFVLGNVYDGIFREKLEAGESNLAEDFFKKAVNWYKKAAEIDPKHFNSSYSLGALHVNYSNSFAKAMNEITNMKDPKFKELETKYNELLDLGLAHLQTAEEVKPNDLGVAIALKEVYSRKNDENNYTKYKEKVEALQKKG from the coding sequence ATGAAGAAATTTTTGTTAGGCTTTCTAGCAGTGGCAAGTGTTGCTACCACAAACGCTCAAAATCCAAAAACATCAATGACAAATGCTGCGATGAGTTTGGAAATGTACGACACCGATCCCAGTAAAATAGAGGAATTGGAGAAAGCAAAAAATGACATTGACTACGCAGCAGGGCATGAAAAAACCGCCTCAGATCCCAAAGTCTGGAGATATAGAGGCAAGATTTATAACCGTATTGCCTTTAATGCAAAATTAAAAGCGGAGCATAAAAATGCGGGAGTTATGGCCTTAGAATCTTTCTCTAAATCATGGGATTTGGAAGCTGCGAAGTTAGAAGAAAAGGGCAAAGATATTGCAAAGATTCCTGCTAAATCGGAATTTAAGTCTGGTTTTGAAGGAGCTTGTAGAGCGCTTTATAATGGTGGAGCAGATGCCTACAATGCGCAAGATTATGACTTAGCCTATCAATGTTTTACGGGGATTTTAACCATTAAACCTAAAACTAGCTCTGGATTAGCTAAGAAGCCTATTAGTTTAATTACTTCTAGCAAAATTGATATGGAGCAAGAGGCCGCTCGATTGGGAGGAATGTCTGCGATACAACTAGGAAAACCAAAAGAAGCAGAGACGCTTTTATTGCCTTTGTTGGATGGTAAAAAAATTAGCGAAAAACTAATTCCTACTACATACAGTATGTTAGCTGGTGCTTGGCAAAAAGAAGGCAACCTTAAAAAGGCTAAAGAAACACTTGGTAAAGCTAGAAAACTGTATCCAACGAATCAAAGCCTACTAATTGCTGAAATTAACATTGCTTTATCCGAAGGTAAACTACAAGAACTAGAAGGTAAACTTAAGCAGGCAGTAGAAGGAGATAAGGAAAATGTTGAACTTCATTTTGTGTTAGGAAATGTTTACGATGGTATCTTTAGAGAAAAATTAGAGGCTGGAGAATCAAATTTAGCTGAAGATTTTTTCAAGAAAGCCGTAAATTGGTACAAAAAAGCCGCAGAAATCGATCCTAAACACTTTAATTCTTCTTATAGTTTAGGAGCTCTTCACGTGAATTATTCTAACTCTTTTGCTAAGGCTATGAATGAGATCACAAATATGAAAGATCCTAAATTTAAAGAATTAGAAACTAAGTACAATGAATTATTGGATTTAGGACTTGCTCATTTACAAACTGCAGAAGAAGTAAAACCTAATGACCTAGGAGTAGCCATTGCTCTCAAAGAGGTTTACAGTCGCAAAAATGATGAAAACAATTATACCAAGTATAAAGAGAAAGTAGAAGCACTTCAAAAGAAAGGCTAA
- the gyrA gene encoding DNA gyrase subunit A, which translates to MDSTQKIIPINIEEEMKSAYIDYSMSVIVSRALPDVRDGLKPVHRRVLYGMSQLGLTFAKGHKKSARIVGEVLGKYHPHGDTSVYDTMVRMAQPWSLRYPLVNGQGNFGSVDGDSPAAMRYTEAKLERISNELLADLGKNTVDFQLNFDDSLKEPTVLPTKIPSLLVNGASGIAVGMATNMLPHNLSEVINGILAYIDNHDITIEELIEHIKAPDFPTGGTIYGTQGVHQAMATGRGRVVVRAKTEIEVTKSGKERIIVTEIPYQVNKANLIVKIAELVNSKKVEGISDLRDESDRKGMRIVIELKRDVSPNVVLSKLFKYSPLQSSYGVNNICLVDGRPELLNVKDIIREFVKFRLEVIYKRAVFDKDKATKRAHVLQGLLAALDRLDEIISLIRASKNADEAKEALMAFDFTPKGDALDSFLGENPLNGNRLSEEQAKAILEMRLQRLTGLERDKLIGEFNELILLIADLTDIIENESRRYSIIKEELTEVNDKYGDERRTDITYAEGEISIEDMIENEKVVVTISHLGYIKRTSVSEYRTQSRGGVGANAAKTRDKDFVEHIFVTNTHNYLLLFTAQGRCHWLRVYEVPKGAKASKGRAIQNLLQLQPGDKIKAYIPIENLKDEEFLKSHNLIFATKHGIVKKTDITAYSRPRTNGVNALTIRENDELIEVKLTDGSNHIILATREGKAIRFNEKDVREMGRTATGVKGIKLGDFENNVVVGMVCVAEEDEKTILVVAENGIGKRTLLDEYRPQTRGGKGVKTINVTAKTGNLIAIKAATDNDDMVIINKSGITIRLAVKNVPTTGRATQGVKLIDLRKKDAIADVGLIIDGQLEAEEDKENTEEVEGTVTENTEENTNNTSEE; encoded by the coding sequence ATGGATTCAACCCAAAAAATAATACCAATTAATATTGAGGAGGAAATGAAATCGGCATACATTGATTATTCAATGTCGGTTATTGTTTCTAGAGCGTTGCCTGACGTTAGAGATGGATTAAAACCTGTACATCGTAGAGTTTTGTATGGCATGTCGCAACTAGGGTTAACATTTGCAAAAGGGCACAAAAAATCTGCCCGTATTGTCGGGGAAGTATTAGGTAAATACCATCCACATGGTGATACATCGGTATATGATACGATGGTTCGTATGGCTCAACCATGGTCATTGCGTTATCCTTTAGTAAACGGTCAAGGTAACTTTGGTTCTGTTGATGGCGATAGCCCAGCAGCAATGCGTTATACCGAGGCGAAATTAGAGCGAATTAGCAACGAACTTTTGGCTGATTTGGGCAAGAATACTGTTGATTTCCAATTAAATTTTGATGACTCATTAAAGGAACCAACAGTGTTGCCAACAAAAATTCCAAGTCTATTGGTAAATGGTGCTTCGGGAATTGCTGTAGGTATGGCAACCAATATGTTACCGCATAACCTTAGCGAAGTCATCAACGGAATTTTGGCTTATATTGACAACCATGATATTACTATTGAAGAATTAATAGAGCATATCAAAGCGCCAGATTTTCCTACAGGGGGAACTATATATGGGACTCAAGGAGTGCATCAAGCAATGGCAACTGGTAGAGGTAGAGTTGTTGTTAGAGCAAAAACAGAGATAGAAGTAACTAAGTCAGGAAAGGAACGAATCATTGTTACAGAAATACCTTACCAAGTTAATAAAGCAAACTTAATTGTAAAAATTGCAGAGTTGGTAAACTCTAAAAAGGTAGAGGGCATTTCGGACTTAAGAGATGAGTCGGATAGAAAGGGAATGCGTATCGTTATCGAACTTAAACGTGATGTAAGCCCTAATGTTGTTTTAAGCAAGTTGTTTAAATATAGTCCTTTGCAATCTTCTTATGGAGTTAATAATATCTGTTTGGTAGATGGTCGTCCAGAACTATTAAATGTCAAAGATATTATCCGTGAGTTTGTTAAATTCCGTTTGGAGGTAATTTACAAACGTGCTGTGTTTGACAAAGATAAAGCAACAAAAAGAGCACATGTATTGCAAGGTTTGTTAGCTGCGTTAGACCGCCTAGATGAAATTATTTCTCTAATTCGGGCTTCTAAAAATGCAGATGAAGCAAAAGAAGCATTGATGGCTTTCGATTTTACCCCTAAAGGAGATGCTTTGGATAGCTTCTTGGGAGAAAATCCATTGAACGGTAATCGCTTATCTGAAGAACAAGCAAAAGCTATTTTAGAAATGCGTTTGCAGCGTTTAACAGGTTTGGAACGAGATAAATTAATCGGCGAATTTAACGAATTAATTCTCCTAATTGCTGACTTGACAGATATTATCGAAAACGAAAGCCGTCGTTATTCCATTATCAAGGAAGAATTAACAGAAGTTAACGATAAATATGGCGATGAACGTCGCACAGACATCACTTATGCAGAAGGTGAAATTAGCATAGAGGATATGATTGAAAATGAGAAAGTTGTTGTGACGATTTCTCATTTAGGATATATCAAACGCACTTCTGTTTCTGAATATAGAACGCAATCTCGTGGAGGTGTTGGCGCCAACGCAGCTAAAACTAGAGACAAAGATTTTGTAGAACATATCTTTGTTACCAACACTCATAATTATTTGCTTCTTTTTACCGCTCAAGGGCGTTGTCATTGGCTAAGAGTTTACGAAGTTCCCAAAGGAGCAAAAGCATCTAAAGGTAGAGCAATTCAAAACTTACTGCAATTGCAACCTGGGGATAAGATTAAGGCTTATATTCCTATTGAAAACTTAAAGGATGAAGAATTCTTAAAGTCGCACAATCTGATTTTTGCTACCAAGCATGGTATCGTTAAAAAAACAGATATAACAGCTTATTCTAGACCTCGTACAAATGGTGTTAATGCCTTAACGATTCGAGAAAATGATGAATTGATTGAGGTGAAATTAACAGATGGTTCTAACCACATTATCTTAGCTACTAGAGAAGGAAAAGCAATCCGATTCAACGAGAAAGACGTTCGAGAAATGGGACGTACGGCTACAGGTGTCAAAGGAATCAAATTGGGCGATTTTGAGAATAATGTAGTTGTTGGAATGGTTTGCGTTGCTGAAGAGGATGAGAAAACAATTTTAGTAGTTGCAGAAAATGGAATTGGTAAACGTACTTTGTTGGACGAATACCGTCCCCAAACAAGAGGAGGAAAAGGAGTAAAAACAATTAATGTCACCGCAAAAACGGGGAATTTAATTGCGATCAAAGCAGCTACTGATAATGACGACATGGTTATTATTAACAAGTCTGGAATTACCATTCGACTAGCCGTTAAAAATGTTCCTACAACAGGTAGAGCTACTCAAGGAGTCAAATTAATAGACTTAAGAAAGAAAGATGCAATTGCTGATGTTGGGTTAATCATTGACGGGCAATTAGAAGCGGAAGAAGATAAAGAGAACACAGAAGAAGTAGAAGGTACCGTTACAGAAAATACAGAAGAGAATACAAATAATACGTCTGAAGAATAA
- a CDS encoding ChaN family lipoprotein: protein MTLTTRILCLLLATNMVYAQQQPKAYKLFNHKGKEVAYNKMLKDLESADIVFFGELHNNPICHWLQLEITRDLYAQESENLVLGAEMFESDNQLLLNEYFLGFISEKNFQKETRLWPNYNTDYKPLVSFAKENNLSFVATNVPRRYASAVFKNGLKSLENLPEYSKVFIAPLPIKEDYDISCYKEMLEMNTHGMTEDPKYYPQAQMIKDATMAHFIYGNWSEGELFLHFNGGFHSDKKEGIVWYLRQINPNLKIVTISTVEQEQVDKLDQDYLGRGDYILAIPERMTKTY from the coding sequence ATGACTTTAACAACTCGCATTTTATGTTTGTTACTAGCAACAAACATGGTTTATGCACAACAGCAACCAAAAGCTTACAAACTATTTAATCACAAAGGGAAAGAGGTAGCATACAATAAGATGCTCAAAGATCTAGAAAGTGCCGACATCGTCTTTTTTGGAGAATTGCACAACAATCCAATTTGCCATTGGCTACAGCTAGAAATAACAAGAGATTTATATGCTCAAGAAAGTGAAAATTTGGTGCTAGGAGCAGAAATGTTTGAATCGGACAATCAGTTGCTACTTAACGAATATTTTTTGGGGTTCATTTCCGAAAAAAACTTCCAAAAAGAAACTAGATTATGGCCCAATTACAATACTGATTACAAACCATTGGTTTCTTTCGCAAAAGAAAATAACCTAAGTTTTGTCGCAACGAATGTTCCTAGAAGGTATGCTTCTGCTGTATTCAAAAATGGTCTTAAGAGTTTAGAAAACTTGCCAGAATACTCAAAGGTATTTATTGCACCACTTCCCATCAAAGAAGATTATGACATTTCTTGTTACAAGGAAATGCTTGAAATGAACACGCATGGAATGACAGAAGACCCCAAATATTATCCACAAGCCCAAATGATAAAAGACGCAACGATGGCTCACTTTATTTATGGCAACTGGAGCGAAGGTGAATTGTTTTTGCACTTTAATGGGGGATTTCACTCCGATAAAAAAGAAGGCATTGTTTGGTATCTTCGCCAAATCAATCCGAATCTAAAAATTGTGACCATAAGCACGGTTGAACAAGAACAGGTAGACAAGCTGGATCAAGATTATTTAGGAAGAGGAGATTATATCTTAGCCATTCCAGAACGAATGACAAAAACTTATTAA
- a CDS encoding vWA domain-containing protein encodes MESIRFDRSQRWRLILGKKAEEEEQVALGVEGMEMDAALDALYETGQKGGLGSSAPKVNRWLGDIRKYFPTQVVQVMQKDALDNLGLKQMLLEPELLNNVEADVHLVGTLLSLNQVIPSKTKETARLVIQKVVEDLKKRLEYPLLEAIKGALNQTVRNRRPKFKEINWGKTIRANLKHYQTDYKTIIPHQLIGYGRKGQALKEIILCIDQSGSMASSVVYSSIFAAVLASLPAIKTHMVVFDTAVADLTKEMDDPVDLLFGTQLGGGTDIHKALNYVETLIKRPDDTVLILISDLYEGGNEERMLQQAQNIRKKGVNFISLLALNDEGAPIYDKHVAARYYSMGIPVFACTPDLFPSMMAAALKKTDIHTWMAKNNIVKR; translated from the coding sequence ATGGAAAGTATTCGCTTTGACCGTTCACAACGTTGGAGGCTTATTTTAGGAAAGAAAGCCGAAGAAGAGGAGCAAGTTGCTTTGGGAGTAGAAGGTATGGAAATGGACGCTGCCTTGGATGCTCTTTATGAAACAGGACAAAAGGGAGGTTTAGGTAGTTCTGCCCCAAAAGTGAATCGTTGGCTTGGCGATATTCGGAAATATTTCCCAACTCAGGTCGTTCAAGTGATGCAAAAAGATGCGCTGGATAACTTAGGGTTAAAACAAATGTTATTAGAACCCGAATTGTTGAACAATGTGGAAGCAGATGTGCATCTAGTAGGGACTTTATTGTCTCTAAATCAAGTCATTCCTTCCAAGACAAAAGAAACCGCACGCTTAGTCATTCAAAAAGTAGTAGAGGATTTAAAAAAACGATTGGAATACCCCTTGCTAGAAGCAATAAAGGGAGCTTTAAATCAAACCGTTCGGAATAGACGCCCAAAATTCAAAGAAATTAATTGGGGCAAAACTATTCGTGCGAATCTCAAACACTACCAAACAGATTACAAAACCATTATCCCTCACCAATTAATCGGTTATGGTAGAAAAGGGCAAGCACTAAAAGAAATTATCCTCTGTATCGACCAAAGTGGATCAATGGCTAGTTCTGTCGTTTACTCTAGCATTTTTGCTGCGGTTCTGGCTTCTTTACCTGCGATCAAGACACACATGGTTGTTTTTGATACTGCTGTTGCAGACTTAACTAAAGAAATGGACGATCCTGTTGATTTGCTATTTGGCACCCAATTAGGGGGAGGGACAGATATTCACAAAGCGCTCAACTATGTAGAAACCTTAATAAAAAGACCAGATGATACCGTTCTTATTTTAATCTCTGATTTGTATGAAGGGGGAAATGAGGAACGAATGCTTCAACAAGCTCAAAATATACGGAAGAAGGGAGTAAATTTTATTTCTTTGCTGGCGTTGAATGATGAAGGGGCTCCTATTTATGATAAGCATGTAGCTGCCCGTTATTATAGTATGGGGATTCCTGTTTTTGCTTGCACGCCCGATCTTTTTCCAAGTATGATGGCTGCTGCTCTAAAAAAGACAGATATTCATACTTGGATGGCAAAAAACAATATTGTCAAACGCTAA
- a CDS encoding toxin-antitoxin system YwqK family antitoxin: MSQDIKKEFYDDGTTKSEGAYSSAKFKTGLWKYYYANGKLEAEGTYNGKEAGKTIHVIRKGKKSAIDDKSSVRNGKWTFYYSNGQKKGTITYKDGCPEGLLTKWYKSGEKMEETQYVECKPMGNKKIWAKEGWLKYETINEGNGRSMEIEWYASGQKKSAIPYKNGQQYGRVKRWYENGQKEEDVMMKNTRVHGSYRSWYSNGNKQREFFSINNVMSGEYREWTEEGKLLWEIIELTDDKKISIKNYWPNGQVKVQGKSTMPQSLSIHQWSQTRVGYWTYWYKDGTVTKSEKYSNGQLLTVEMP, translated from the coding sequence ATGTCCCAAGATATAAAAAAAGAATTTTATGACGATGGAACGACTAAATCTGAGGGGGCGTATAGTTCTGCGAAGTTTAAAACAGGTCTTTGGAAGTACTATTATGCCAATGGAAAGTTAGAAGCAGAAGGTACTTACAATGGAAAAGAAGCAGGAAAAACAATCCATGTAATCCGAAAAGGAAAAAAATCTGCCATTGATGATAAGTCTTCTGTTCGCAATGGAAAATGGACATTTTACTATAGCAATGGTCAAAAGAAAGGTACCATAACCTACAAAGATGGTTGCCCAGAGGGATTGCTTACCAAATGGTACAAATCTGGTGAGAAGATGGAAGAAACCCAATATGTAGAGTGTAAGCCAATGGGGAATAAGAAAATTTGGGCTAAGGAAGGTTGGCTAAAGTACGAAACCATTAACGAGGGCAATGGTCGTTCTATGGAAATAGAATGGTATGCTAGCGGACAAAAAAAATCTGCTATCCCTTATAAAAATGGACAGCAATATGGGCGTGTTAAACGCTGGTATGAGAATGGGCAAAAGGAAGAAGATGTAATGATGAAAAACACAAGAGTACACGGTTCTTATCGCTCTTGGTATTCTAACGGGAATAAACAACGGGAATTTTTCTCTATTAATAATGTGATGAGCGGCGAATATAGAGAATGGACAGAGGAAGGAAAGTTGTTATGGGAAATAATTGAATTAACAGACGATAAAAAAATATCGATTAAAAATTATTGGCCCAACGGTCAAGTAAAAGTACAGGGAAAATCGACTATGCCCCAATCGTTAAGTATACATCAATGGTCTCAAACAAGAGTAGGCTATTGGACTTATTGGTATAAAGATGGCACCGTAACTAAATCCGAAAAATATTCAAATGGTCAGTTGTTGACGGTTGAAATGCCATAA